The region CTACATCCGCCTCTCGGTTGGGCTCGAGGACGAGGCCGACCTCCTGGCCGATCTGGACCAGGCACTGACGGCCGCGGCCGGCTGAGGAGTCTGCCGCGGGGCGGCCCGGTGATGGAGCTCGCCCGTCACCCCGCCCGCGCCCTGATGAGCGACACCGCCGCTTCGACCCCGGCAACGAGGCGGCGCCATGCCGCGAAGGCGGTGGGTAGCCCGGCCCGCGGGGGCCTTTCCAGCTCGACGGCTGCCGGGGTCAGGGCCCACACCACCAGGAGGCCGGGCGCGCGCACCTCGAACACGGCGCCGGCATGGAGCACATAGTCCGACCGGTCGCCCTCCCGGGTCACCGCGCAGGTGCCCCTGCGGCACCGTACCCGAAGACCCCGGCGGCCCGCCCTTGCCGCCAGGGTGCCGTTTGCTGCGAGCTCCCGCCGTCCCGCCCCTATTGAATCGCCCATGGAGACCTCCCTCGCTGGAAAACGGCTTCTGGCTTCGAGGGAAGTATGGGGCGAGTGCCGCACCCGCGGCAGAGGCAGGCGGGCACCTTGCGGGGAGAAACACCACGGGCCGCGCGCCCA is a window of Thermodesulfobacteriota bacterium DNA encoding:
- a CDS encoding DUF2917 domain-containing protein, whose protein sequence is MGDSIGAGRRELAANGTLAARAGRRGLRVRCRRGTCAVTREGDRSDYVLHAGAVFEVRAPGLLVVWALTPAAVELERPPRAGLPTAFAAWRRLVAGVEAAVSLIRARAG